The proteins below come from a single Sphingomicrobium sediminis genomic window:
- a CDS encoding class I adenylate-forming enzyme family protein — MPSPLDQKYEAVLAALSGPGGRIVIDQDEQGRSFVANFPQTLPMFFGMFAQLYGPNDFVISGDERLTYAEFDALSTKAAQGLVAMGIEKGDRVGIAMRNCTAWVVAYAAIAKAGGVATLINGWWRHEELAHAIELTEPKAVICDHPRARLIEKLGTDTKVVDADIDQPITQALADLMGADEGTALPEVQPEDDATILFTSGSTGKAKGALSTHRQVVQGAYIYVVSLMTLRGILESEGNPVPEQMRALVSVPLFHVTGQTPVMLTSYVINRALVLMPKWDVELAMQLIQDEKVTVFTGVPTMALELMAHPKKDEYDLSSLGDINSGGAPRPAAHLKRQKDDLPGTRSIQGYGLTETNAVGCGNIWDNYLAKPTSTGAPQKPFVKVAILDDEGNHLPAGQTGEVAIQAPATIKGYFRDPEATAEAYTDDHYFRTGDVGYLDEEDYLFIVDRKKSIIIRGGENIASAEVEQALYEHPAVVECVVLPRKNERLGEVPIAVVLCKGECTPHDLEAHCASKLAAFKVPEEFIMADAPLPRLGTGKIDRVTLQKQYGE, encoded by the coding sequence ATGCCCAGTCCGCTTGACCAGAAATATGAAGCCGTATTGGCAGCCCTCAGCGGACCGGGCGGACGGATCGTCATCGACCAGGACGAGCAGGGTCGCAGCTTCGTCGCCAACTTCCCGCAGACGCTGCCGATGTTCTTCGGCATGTTCGCGCAGCTTTACGGCCCCAACGATTTCGTCATCTCGGGCGACGAGCGCCTGACCTATGCCGAGTTCGATGCGCTTTCGACCAAGGCCGCGCAGGGCCTAGTCGCGATGGGTATCGAGAAAGGCGACCGTGTCGGCATCGCGATGCGCAACTGCACCGCCTGGGTCGTTGCCTATGCCGCCATCGCCAAGGCCGGCGGCGTCGCGACGCTCATCAACGGCTGGTGGCGCCATGAGGAATTGGCACATGCGATCGAACTGACCGAGCCCAAGGCCGTCATCTGTGATCATCCACGCGCGCGCCTCATCGAGAAGCTGGGCACCGACACCAAGGTCGTCGATGCAGATATCGACCAGCCGATCACGCAGGCGCTGGCCGACCTGATGGGCGCCGACGAGGGTACTGCGCTTCCCGAAGTGCAGCCCGAGGACGATGCCACCATCCTCTTCACCTCGGGTTCGACCGGCAAGGCCAAGGGCGCGCTGTCGACCCACCGCCAGGTCGTGCAGGGCGCCTATATCTATGTCGTCTCGCTCATGACGCTGCGCGGGATCCTCGAGAGCGAGGGCAATCCGGTGCCCGAGCAGATGCGCGCGCTCGTCAGCGTGCCGCTTTTCCACGTCACCGGCCAGACCCCGGTCATGCTCACCAGCTATGTCATCAACCGCGCGCTGGTCCTCATGCCCAAATGGGATGTCGAGCTCGCCATGCAGCTCATCCAGGACGAAAAGGTCACTGTCTTTACCGGCGTGCCGACCATGGCGCTCGAGCTCATGGCGCATCCCAAGAAGGACGAATACGACCTCTCCAGCCTTGGCGACATCAATTCGGGCGGGGCGCCGCGCCCTGCCGCCCACCTCAAGCGCCAGAAGGACGACCTGCCCGGCACACGATCGATCCAGGGCTATGGCCTGACCGAAACCAATGCGGTGGGCTGCGGCAATATCTGGGACAATTACCTTGCCAAGCCGACCTCGACCGGCGCGCCGCAAAAGCCGTTCGTGAAGGTCGCCATCCTCGATGATGAGGGTAATCACTTGCCCGCCGGCCAGACTGGCGAAGTCGCGATCCAGGCCCCCGCCACGATCAAGGGTTATTTCCGCGACCCCGAAGCGACCGCGGAAGCCTATACCGACGATCATTATTTCCGCACCGGCGATGTCGGCTATCTCGACGAAGAGGATTATCTCTTCATCGTCGACCGCAAGAAATCGATCATCATCCGTGGCGGCGAGAATATCGCCTCGGCCGAAGTCGAGCAGGCGCTCTACGAGCATCCAGCCGTCGTCGAATGCGTCGTCCTGCCGCGCAAGAACGAGCGGTTGGGCGAAGTCCCGATCGCGGTGGTGCTGTGCAAGGGCGAATGCACACCGCATGATCTCGAAGCGCATTGCGCCTCCAAGCTTGCTGCCTTCAAGGTGCCCGAGGAGTTCATCATGGCCGACGCGCCGCTGCCGCGGCTCGGCACCGGCAAGATCGACCGCGTGACGCTCCAGAAGCAATATGGCGAATAA
- a CDS encoding molybdopterin cofactor-binding domain-containing protein, with amino-acid sequence MQIDRRSLLIAGGVGAGLLVAWRLWPEGDAPLPVPEGSAEIGGLISLAPSGEITLHIPQVETGQGIWTALAQLAADEMGARLEDVAVQPLQAGAGFANPVIAEAFGRNVRLTGAATSVRGFAEPVRQAAAGIRGLLLAEAEALTDIDATSLTAINSEIIGGPRPLAFADLAEGAASRSVPGGMTLREWGSGGIAGTSAPRIDIAAKARGLWRFASDVRLPNMIHAAARLAPRGQRITRLDRAAADRPGLIDLIETPNYVAALGESWWQAEQALVAARVRFDTAPLDDASLSARLDAAMNEGRGETQFARGDASRALRGAEAPLSARYRFAPLVHHGLEPMSCAARQRSDGGLDIWATTQAPDALREAVAAATGVAIGAVSVIPMGVGDDSGRAIENDAAPIAAQLAIRTERPVMLTLSQSQTRLTSAMRSPGLVRASARISPERRIAAMQLRLVANGGMGASLDRLAGGDGRGIAPVVGRTGTPYAIPDLAIESVDAGLPLRTGHHRSSLDAMLNFASESMVDEVARAIGAEPVSFRIGMLGGDVRLAQLLGRVADAAQWDGGGPGSAMGVACAAIDGSRIALIAEAEMAAGSLRVARLVAAVDCGRVINPGLVEQQVAGGLLSALADMQDPAPVIERALPRLRGRPARPAMASIPEMEIIVMPSDAPMGGVTSLGAMGLAPALANALAADQGPRLRTVPFSLDR; translated from the coding sequence ATGCAGATCGACCGACGGAGCCTTCTCATTGCGGGCGGGGTCGGCGCCGGGCTGCTGGTCGCCTGGCGGCTTTGGCCCGAAGGCGATGCCCCGCTCCCCGTCCCCGAGGGCAGCGCCGAGATTGGCGGACTGATCAGCCTCGCGCCGTCGGGCGAGATCACCCTCCACATCCCGCAGGTCGAGACCGGCCAGGGCATCTGGACCGCGCTGGCACAGCTTGCCGCCGATGAAATGGGCGCACGCCTCGAAGATGTGGCGGTGCAGCCGCTGCAGGCCGGCGCAGGTTTCGCTAACCCGGTCATTGCCGAAGCATTCGGGCGCAATGTCCGGCTGACGGGCGCGGCGACTTCCGTGCGCGGCTTTGCCGAACCGGTGCGCCAGGCCGCCGCCGGCATTCGCGGCCTGCTGCTCGCAGAAGCCGAAGCGCTAACCGACATCGACGCGACAAGCCTCACCGCCATCAATAGCGAGATCATCGGCGGGCCGCGCCCGCTCGCCTTTGCCGACCTTGCGGAAGGCGCTGCCTCGCGATCGGTCCCGGGCGGCATGACCCTGCGCGAATGGGGATCGGGCGGCATTGCCGGCACCAGCGCACCGCGGATCGACATCGCCGCCAAGGCGCGCGGCCTCTGGCGCTTCGCAAGCGATGTCCGGCTGCCCAACATGATCCATGCCGCCGCGCGGCTGGCGCCGCGCGGCCAGCGCATCACGCGGCTCGACCGCGCCGCCGCAGACCGTCCGGGCCTCATCGACCTCATCGAAACTCCAAACTATGTCGCGGCACTGGGCGAAAGCTGGTGGCAGGCCGAGCAGGCGCTGGTCGCCGCTCGCGTCCGCTTCGACACCGCCCCGCTCGACGATGCCTCGCTCTCTGCGCGGCTCGATGCGGCGATGAATGAGGGCCGCGGCGAGACTCAGTTCGCGCGCGGCGATGCATCGCGTGCGCTGCGCGGCGCCGAAGCGCCCTTGTCCGCGCGCTACCGTTTCGCGCCGCTCGTCCATCACGGATTGGAGCCCATGTCTTGCGCTGCGCGCCAGCGGAGCGATGGCGGGCTCGATATCTGGGCCACCACGCAGGCGCCAGATGCGCTGCGCGAGGCCGTCGCTGCCGCTACCGGCGTTGCCATCGGTGCCGTTTCGGTCATCCCCATGGGGGTTGGCGACGATAGCGGCCGCGCTATCGAGAATGACGCCGCGCCGATCGCTGCGCAGCTAGCCATCCGCACCGAACGCCCGGTCATGCTGACGCTGTCCCAATCACAGACCCGCCTCACCTCGGCAATGCGCTCGCCGGGACTGGTACGGGCCAGCGCAAGGATCAGCCCCGAACGCCGGATCGCCGCCATGCAGCTCCGGCTCGTCGCCAATGGCGGGATGGGCGCAAGCCTCGACCGGCTCGCTGGCGGCGATGGCCGCGGCATTGCGCCGGTCGTCGGTCGTACCGGCACGCCCTATGCGATCCCGGACCTCGCCATCGAAAGCGTCGATGCCGGATTGCCGCTACGCACCGGCCATCACCGCTCCAGCCTCGATGCGATGCTCAATTTCGCCAGCGAATCCATGGTCGACGAGGTCGCGCGCGCCATTGGTGCAGAACCCGTCTCCTTCCGGATCGGCATGCTGGGCGGCGACGTGCGGCTCGCCCAATTGCTCGGCCGGGTCGCCGATGCGGCGCAGTGGGACGGTGGCGGCCCCGGTAGCGCGATGGGCGTTGCCTGCGCGGCCATCGACGGCAGCCGCATCGCGCTCATCGCCGAAGCCGAGATGGCCGCAGGGTCGCTCCGCGTGGCGCGGCTCGTCGCTGCGGTCGATTGCGGGCGCGTCATCAATCCGGGTCTCGTCGAGCAACAGGTGGCCGGTGGTTTGCTTTCCGCCTTGGCCGACATGCAGGACCCCGCGCCGGTGATCGAGCGTGCCTTGCCACGACTGCGCGGACGGCCTGCGCGCCCTGCCATGGCGAGCATTCCCGAGATGGAAATCATCGTCATGCCGAGCGATGCGCCAATGGGCGGCGTGACCAGCCTTGGTGCGATGGGGTTGGCCCCGGCCCTTGCCAACGCGCTGGCGGCGGACCAAGGACCACGGTTGCGCACCGTGCCCTTTTCACTAGATCGCTAG
- the hemH gene encoding ferrochelatase produces MEKPASHPTFPRERVGVLLTNLGTPDAPETGSVRRYLKQFLSDRRVVEIPAIAWQPILRTIILNTRPKKSAEAYREVWTDEGSPLAVIARKQAEKLQERLGDDVLVDWAMRYGNPSIPDRLDHLWQAGARKILVAPLYPQYCAATTASSLDALSDWLDKKRWGPAIRTLPPYFDDAAYIAALEKDLKRQLDALDFTPERLVLSFHGMPQRTLEQGDPYHCHCQKSARLLSEKLDVPTDVAFQSRFGPAQWLTPATDDLLKAYPDEGVKKVAIAAPGFSADCLETIEELGIRGEEEFLEAGGEQFARLDCLNDGQAGMDMLEELVRRELAGWFM; encoded by the coding sequence ATGGAAAAACCCGCTTCACATCCGACCTTCCCGCGCGAGCGGGTCGGGGTCCTGCTGACCAACCTCGGGACGCCCGACGCGCCCGAGACGGGATCGGTGCGCCGCTATCTCAAGCAGTTCCTGTCAGACCGCCGCGTCGTGGAGATCCCGGCCATCGCCTGGCAGCCGATCCTGCGCACGATCATCCTCAATACCCGCCCCAAGAAAAGTGCCGAGGCCTATCGCGAAGTCTGGACCGACGAAGGCTCGCCGCTCGCCGTTATCGCGCGCAAGCAGGCCGAGAAATTGCAGGAACGGCTCGGTGATGATGTCCTCGTCGACTGGGCGATGCGCTATGGCAATCCGTCCATTCCCGACCGCCTCGACCATCTGTGGCAGGCCGGCGCGCGCAAGATCCTCGTCGCTCCGCTATACCCGCAATATTGCGCCGCGACGACGGCGAGCAGCCTCGATGCGCTGAGCGACTGGCTGGACAAGAAGCGCTGGGGCCCGGCGATCCGCACCCTGCCGCCTTATTTCGACGATGCGGCCTATATCGCCGCGCTCGAAAAGGATCTGAAGCGCCAGCTCGATGCGCTCGACTTCACGCCCGAACGCCTGGTCCTGTCCTTCCACGGCATGCCGCAACGCACGCTCGAGCAGGGCGACCCCTATCACTGCCATTGTCAGAAGAGCGCGCGCCTCCTGTCGGAAAAGCTCGACGTCCCGACCGATGTCGCCTTCCAGTCGCGCTTCGGCCCCGCACAATGGCTGACGCCCGCAACCGACGACCTGCTCAAAGCCTATCCGGACGAGGGCGTGAAGAAAGTCGCGATCGCCGCGCCCGGCTTTTCCGCCGACTGTCTCGAGACGATCGAGGAGCTGGGCATTCGCGGCGAAGAGGAATTTCTCGAGGCCGGTGGTGAACAATTCGCCCGCCTCGACTGTCTAAATGACGGGCAAGCAGGTATGGACATGCTCGAAGAACTGGTTCGCAGGGAGCTTGCCGGCTGGTTCATGTAA
- the phbB gene encoding acetoacetyl-CoA reductase, giving the protein MTERVAVVTGGTRGIGEAISLHLKNKGMKVAATYAGNEQKAAEFTERTGIPAYKFDVSDFDACQDAVTKIENDLGSIDVLVNNAGITRDATMKRQSHQQWQEVIDTNLGGCFNMAKSVFEGMAERGYGRIVNIGSINGQAGQYGQVNYAAAKSGIHGFTKALAQEGARNNVTVNAIAPGYIDTDMVAAVPDNVLEKIVARIPVNRLGKAEEIARGVGFLVDEDAGFITGSTLSINGGQHMY; this is encoded by the coding sequence ATGACGGAACGCGTTGCAGTGGTGACCGGTGGGACACGCGGGATCGGCGAGGCGATTTCGCTGCACCTCAAGAACAAGGGCATGAAGGTCGCCGCGACCTATGCCGGCAATGAACAGAAGGCCGCCGAATTTACCGAGCGGACCGGTATTCCCGCCTACAAGTTTGACGTCTCCGACTTCGATGCCTGCCAGGATGCGGTGACGAAAATCGAGAATGACCTCGGGTCGATCGACGTCCTCGTCAACAATGCCGGCATCACCCGCGATGCCACCATGAAGCGCCAGTCGCACCAGCAGTGGCAGGAAGTCATCGACACCAACCTTGGCGGTTGCTTCAACATGGCCAAGTCGGTGTTCGAAGGCATGGCCGAGCGCGGCTATGGCCGCATCGTCAATATCGGCTCGATCAACGGGCAGGCCGGCCAGTATGGCCAGGTCAACTATGCCGCCGCCAAGTCCGGTATCCACGGCTTCACCAAGGCGCTGGCGCAGGAAGGCGCGCGCAACAACGTGACCGTCAACGCCATCGCGCCGGGCTATATCGACACTGACATGGTCGCTGCCGTGCCCGACAATGTGCTCGAAAAGATCGTCGCACGTATCCCGGTCAATCGCCTCGGCAAGGCCGAAGAAATCGCCCGCGGCGTGGGCTTCCTGGTCGACGAGGATGCTGGTTTCATTACCGGGTCGACGCTGTCGATCAACGGCGGCCAGCACATGTATTGA
- a CDS encoding ribbon-helix-helix domain-containing protein, whose product MAFAPEAVAKRSVTIAGHETSISLEPLFWEALKVAAAERDLPVNALIAQIDLTRFDATGAARTGLASAIRQWLMVEGPIARARD is encoded by the coding sequence ATGGCCTTCGCGCCTGAAGCTGTCGCCAAGCGCTCGGTCACCATTGCCGGGCATGAAACCTCGATCAGCCTCGAGCCGCTTTTCTGGGAGGCGCTCAAGGTGGCGGCCGCGGAGCGCGACCTGCCGGTCAACGCCCTCATCGCCCAAATCGACCTCACGCGCTTCGATGCCACCGGCGCAGCGCGCACCGGGCTCGCCAGCGCGATCCGGCAATGGCTGATGGTGGAAGGGCCCATCGCCCGCGCCCGCGATTAG
- a CDS encoding ATP-grasp domain-containing protein, protein MRIAILTPSKWDPQFYAAELERQRALFEGSGHKVVDRRWNTADDAFLREVDAVLPLIAWGYHLDGGRWFDLLDRVAFRKVPCVNDPAILRWNSDKAYLIELNDKGVACVPTIEGEGGDEHLLARAGERFKTDKLVVKPRLSASGAGTYALHFSDNLPADLDGKRLIVQPFLTEILTEGEMSLLYFDGVYSHCGLKRAKEGDFRVQPEFGGSEEKIDPPAAAKTLAEAAIAEAPVLPAYARVDIVMTADGPQIMELELIEPDMFLRFAPDEGAAFRDAVLKRLS, encoded by the coding sequence ATGCGCATCGCCATTCTCACCCCGTCCAAGTGGGACCCGCAATTCTACGCGGCCGAGCTGGAGCGCCAGCGCGCGCTGTTCGAAGGGTCAGGACACAAGGTGGTCGACCGGCGCTGGAATACGGCGGACGATGCGTTTTTGCGCGAGGTCGATGCGGTGCTCCCGCTCATTGCGTGGGGTTATCATCTCGATGGCGGCCGCTGGTTCGACCTCCTCGACCGCGTCGCGTTTCGCAAGGTGCCCTGCGTCAATGACCCCGCAATCCTGCGCTGGAACAGCGACAAGGCTTACCTGATCGAACTCAATGACAAGGGCGTCGCCTGCGTCCCCACGATCGAGGGAGAGGGCGGCGACGAGCACTTGCTGGCGCGCGCCGGCGAGCGGTTCAAGACCGACAAGCTCGTTGTCAAACCTCGTCTCTCGGCCTCGGGTGCGGGCACCTACGCCTTGCATTTCAGCGACAACTTGCCGGCCGACCTCGACGGCAAGCGGCTGATCGTCCAGCCCTTCCTCACCGAGATCCTTACCGAAGGCGAGATGAGCCTGCTCTATTTCGACGGCGTCTACAGCCATTGCGGGCTGAAGCGCGCCAAGGAAGGCGATTTCCGGGTCCAGCCGGAATTTGGCGGCAGCGAGGAAAAGATCGACCCGCCGGCCGCGGCCAAGACGCTCGCTGAGGCAGCGATTGCCGAGGCACCGGTGCTGCCCGCTTATGCGCGGGTCGATATCGTCATGACGGCGGACGGTCCGCAGATCATGGAATTGGAACTGATCGAGCCCGACATGTTCCTGCGTTTCGCCCCCGACGAGGGCGCAGCCTTCCGCGATGCGGTCCTGAAGCGCCTCTCCTAA